A region of Methanocorpusculum labreanum Z DNA encodes the following proteins:
- a CDS encoding ABC-2 transporter permease, with amino-acid sequence MKQFLSGLLLKDLLNLRPMTKTLVFMFLIFGIVFIPMGNTMTVYFLLMIFAALLPMTSLTMDDMAKWDRYALTLPVTRKDIVTSKYLMTIIFFCVAIVISGIIAGVSYYLTPETATPFWFIVLVGSLGLFYGSLLFPLLYKFGSEKARYMMFVLMAVIGILLVGWFALFGESLTGNLLIYILITAVGSVAAFIASYFVSVRLYEKKEF; translated from the coding sequence ATGAAACAATTTCTTTCCGGCCTTCTGCTGAAGGATCTGCTGAACCTTCGCCCAATGACCAAGACCCTGGTCTTTATGTTTCTTATCTTCGGGATCGTTTTCATTCCGATGGGAAACACCATGACCGTGTACTTCCTGCTAATGATCTTTGCCGCTCTCCTTCCGATGACGTCCCTCACGATGGATGATATGGCGAAGTGGGACAGATACGCCTTAACGCTGCCGGTCACGAGAAAGGATATCGTTACGTCCAAGTATCTGATGACGATCATATTCTTCTGCGTCGCGATCGTGATTTCGGGAATCATTGCCGGTGTTTCGTATTATCTGACGCCGGAAACGGCGACCCCGTTCTGGTTCATCGTTCTCGTCGGTTCTCTCGGCTTATTCTACGGTTCGCTTCTGTTTCCGCTTCTCTACAAATTCGGTTCGGAAAAAGCCAGATATATGATGTTTGTTCTGATGGCCGTCATCGGGATCCTTCTGGTCGGCTGGTTTGCGCTCTTTGGAGAATCGCTCACCGGGAACCTTCTCATCTATATTCTGATCACGGCGGTGGGCTCGGTTGCGGCATTCATCGCTTCGTACTTCGTGTCGGTCAGGCTTTATGAGAAAAAGGAGTTTTGA
- a CDS encoding zinc/iron-chelating domain-containing protein encodes MAASPMQNLKELEEELVLLKKYPKEDLERIIKEIGFSCTCCGKCCTKAFNGHVFLLAEDTRRLKTFSPESMIPAPDFPYSDPSGNFYVSGYALKTRENGDCVFLDENRRCKIYDQRFAICRVYPYMLHREPDSRGKIDWRQISGLDEHGEYDCIISDEECTEIARETISYETAFLEQEIAFHKAVLQKFSDEGIRFVRKDHDLRVRAFLKSGKATVFVWDGSNLVKEEL; translated from the coding sequence ATGGCAGCTTCACCGATGCAGAATCTCAAGGAGTTGGAGGAGGAGCTTGTCCTTCTCAAAAAGTATCCAAAAGAGGATCTGGAGCGAATCATCAAAGAGATCGGTTTTTCCTGTACCTGCTGCGGGAAATGCTGCACAAAAGCGTTCAACGGTCATGTGTTTCTTCTTGCTGAGGACACCCGCCGTCTGAAAACGTTTTCGCCGGAGTCAATGATCCCGGCACCCGATTTTCCCTACTCGGATCCTTCCGGGAACTTCTATGTGTCGGGCTATGCTCTCAAAACACGGGAGAACGGAGACTGCGTGTTTCTGGATGAAAATCGACGATGCAAAATCTATGATCAGCGGTTTGCCATCTGCCGGGTGTATCCGTATATGCTTCACCGCGAACCGGATTCCAGGGGTAAAATCGACTGGCGGCAGATCTCCGGTCTCGATGAACACGGAGAGTATGACTGTATCATCTCTGATGAGGAGTGTACAGAAATTGCCCGGGAGACAATTTCGTATGAGACTGCATTTCTGGAACAGGAGATCGCTTTCCACAAAGCGGTCCTGCAGAAGTTTTCCGACGAAGGTATCCGGTTCGTGAGAAAGGATCACGATCTTCGTGTCCGTGCATTTCTGAAATCAGGAAAAGCGACGGTGTTTGTCTGGGACGGATCGAATCTCGTAAAAGAAGAACTGTAA
- the mfnA gene encoding tyrosine decarboxylase MfnA, with product MEEKGCKREEVISLLSAYRAEDLHHDHILSSMCTIPHEMAVFVHGMFSATNLGDPGLFPGTTKIEDRLVHSLGELMHHPGAGGYATSGGTESNLQAIRIAKKLKPEIKNPNIVVPASAHFSFDKTCDILGLEMRTVPYGKNYTVDCDKMAEMVDKNTISVSAIAGTTEYGMIDDVERIAKIALENDLFFHVDAAFGGMVIPFLPNPAPFDFEVPGVSSISLDPHKMGMSTIPCGCLLLREPEQFGTLNVDTPYLTVKKECTLAGTRPGADVAGAYAVIKLLGREGFRAVVAGCMENTRRLIEGMEAFGYTRAVDPVMNVATFEAGPVPKGWIVSHTRAGHLRFVVMPHVTRDVIENFLADVAKIN from the coding sequence ATGGAGGAGAAAGGATGCAAAAGGGAGGAGGTCATCTCCCTCCTATCCGCATATCGGGCAGAGGATTTGCATCACGATCATATCCTCAGTTCGATGTGTACGATTCCGCACGAAATGGCGGTTTTCGTACATGGAATGTTTAGTGCAACGAATCTTGGCGATCCGGGACTTTTTCCGGGCACAACAAAAATCGAAGACCGGCTGGTTCATTCGCTTGGTGAACTCATGCATCATCCGGGAGCCGGAGGATATGCGACCTCGGGCGGGACCGAGTCGAATCTTCAGGCGATCCGTATCGCAAAAAAACTGAAGCCAGAGATCAAAAACCCCAACATTGTTGTTCCGGCATCGGCACACTTTTCATTCGACAAGACCTGCGACATTCTCGGACTTGAGATGCGGACGGTTCCTTACGGGAAAAATTACACCGTCGACTGCGATAAGATGGCCGAGATGGTCGATAAAAATACGATATCGGTTTCCGCGATCGCCGGAACGACCGAGTACGGTATGATCGACGATGTCGAGAGAATCGCAAAGATTGCCCTCGAAAACGATCTGTTCTTCCACGTTGATGCAGCGTTCGGCGGTATGGTGATCCCCTTCCTGCCAAATCCTGCACCATTCGACTTCGAAGTTCCTGGCGTCTCCTCGATCTCGCTCGATCCGCACAAGATGGGTATGAGCACGATCCCCTGCGGATGTCTGCTTCTCCGTGAACCGGAGCAGTTTGGAACGCTCAACGTCGATACTCCGTATCTGACCGTAAAGAAGGAATGCACCCTTGCCGGAACCAGACCGGGGGCGGATGTCGCGGGCGCCTATGCCGTCATCAAACTCCTCGGACGCGAAGGATTCCGTGCGGTCGTAGCCGGCTGTATGGAAAACACACGCCGTCTTATCGAAGGGATGGAGGCATTCGGTTACACCCGTGCCGTCGATCCGGTGATGAATGTCGCGACGTTCGAAGCAGGACCGGTGCCGAAGGGATGGATCGTCTCGCATACCCGTGCAGGCCATCTCAGATTTGTCGTGATGCCACACGTGACCCGCGACGTCATAGAGAATTTCCTCGCCGACGTCGCAAAAATCAACTAA
- the serA gene encoding phosphoglycerate dehydrogenase, translating to MSFKVLVSDPLAAEGIAILKDFCEVDEKADLSEDELVKIIGEYDALIVRSGTQVTARIIEAADKMKYIGRAGVGVDNIDCEAATKKGIIVSNAPEGNTLAATEHTIAMMMAMARNIPQASASLKKGEWKRSKFMGNEMNGKVLGVVGFGRIGREVAKRAQALQMTVIAYDPFIPAEVGAAMGVEMMSVAELFTKADVITVHTPLIPSTTHLVNKESIATMKTGVRMINCARGGIIDEKDLYDAIVSGKVAGAALDVFETEPPTESPLLKLDSVIVTPHLGASTVEAQKNVAISVAHQCIDVLKGGSAKSAVNAPLVTPEVKSKIDPYALLAEKMGSLAAQIADGAITEVEFAYLGEIADLKQNLKYVTRLGIKGMLEQVLHEPANIVNAEIIAQGRGITIFEKTSSEAGDYKSLVTLTFKTEKGSESISGIVTRAGPRILSIGKYATDLVPSGYVILADHVNRPGVVGPVGMILGKHNVNISSMQVGGRNVGSESLMILAVDDIVSPEVMQEVASSDGITAAKFVRL from the coding sequence GTGAGCTTCAAAGTACTGGTATCTGATCCTCTTGCAGCAGAGGGTATTGCTATATTAAAGGATTTTTGCGAAGTCGATGAGAAAGCTGATCTCTCTGAAGACGAACTCGTTAAAATCATCGGTGAATATGACGCGTTGATCGTTCGCTCGGGGACCCAGGTTACTGCCAGGATCATCGAAGCGGCTGATAAAATGAAGTACATCGGCCGTGCCGGTGTTGGAGTCGACAATATCGACTGCGAAGCAGCGACCAAAAAAGGCATCATTGTTTCCAATGCGCCGGAGGGAAACACTCTCGCAGCGACCGAACACACGATCGCGATGATGATGGCAATGGCGAGAAATATCCCGCAGGCAAGCGCGTCCCTGAAAAAGGGCGAGTGGAAACGCTCCAAATTCATGGGCAACGAAATGAACGGCAAGGTCCTCGGCGTTGTCGGATTCGGACGTATCGGCCGTGAAGTTGCAAAGCGTGCCCAGGCCCTTCAGATGACGGTCATCGCCTACGACCCGTTCATTCCGGCAGAAGTCGGAGCGGCAATGGGCGTCGAAATGATGAGCGTTGCCGAGCTCTTCACGAAAGCGGATGTCATCACGGTCCACACCCCCCTTATTCCGTCAACGACCCATCTCGTGAACAAGGAATCCATCGCGACGATGAAGACCGGCGTTCGGATGATCAACTGTGCCCGCGGCGGAATCATCGATGAGAAAGATCTCTACGATGCGATCGTCTCCGGGAAAGTTGCCGGAGCCGCTCTTGATGTATTCGAGACCGAGCCGCCGACGGAGTCCCCTCTTCTGAAACTTGACTCGGTGATCGTTACTCCGCACCTTGGAGCAAGCACGGTCGAAGCCCAGAAGAATGTGGCTATCTCCGTTGCCCACCAGTGCATTGATGTTCTGAAAGGCGGCTCTGCGAAGAGTGCGGTGAATGCACCGTTAGTAACGCCGGAAGTCAAGTCGAAGATCGATCCGTATGCGCTTCTCGCCGAGAAGATGGGAAGCCTTGCTGCCCAGATCGCCGACGGTGCGATCACGGAAGTGGAGTTTGCCTATCTCGGTGAGATCGCCGACCTTAAGCAGAATCTGAAGTATGTGACCCGGCTTGGAATCAAAGGTATGCTTGAGCAGGTTCTTCATGAGCCGGCCAACATCGTCAATGCCGAGATCATCGCCCAGGGACGCGGTATTACGATCTTCGAGAAGACCTCGAGCGAAGCAGGCGATTACAAGTCTCTGGTGACGCTCACGTTCAAGACGGAAAAGGGCAGCGAGTCGATCTCCGGTATCGTAACCCGTGCAGGCCCCCGCATCCTTTCGATCGGCAAATACGCGACCGATCTTGTCCCAAGCGGATACGTTATCCTTGCTGATCATGTGAACCGTCCGGGCGTTGTCGGTCCGGTCGGCATGATCCTCGGCAAGCATAATGTGAATATTTCCAGCATGCAGGTCGGCGGCAGAAATGTCGGTTCCGAGTCTCTGATGATCCTCGCAGTTGACGATATCGTCTCGCCCGAAGTTATGCAGGAAGTCGCGTCAAGTGACGGGATTACTGCAGCAAAGTTCGTACGGCTGTAA
- the eif1A gene encoding translation initiation factor eIF-1A, giving the protein MGRIENDNQDVSDDGSIIRVKLPNKRIREQFAQAELMLGSNHIRVRCSDGVTRLGRIKGKIKKRVWIREGDILIVVPWDFQDDKCDIIYRYTTPQVDWLRAHKYL; this is encoded by the coding sequence TTGGGAAGAATAGAGAACGACAATCAGGACGTATCAGATGACGGCAGCATTATTCGTGTAAAACTGCCGAATAAACGTATACGAGAACAATTTGCACAGGCAGAACTGATGCTTGGATCAAACCACATCAGAGTACGATGCTCAGACGGCGTAACGCGCCTTGGGCGCATTAAGGGTAAAATCAAGAAACGGGTTTGGATTCGTGAAGGTGATATCCTTATTGTTGTTCCCTGGGATTTCCAGGATGATAAATGCGATATTATCTATCGATACACTACCCCTCAGGTAGACTGGCTTCGCGCCCACAAATATCTCTAA
- a CDS encoding type IV pilin: MNFKKENGVSEVVGVLLMLTVTILLVSSVAIIMNNSVETTEKPITANVVATDIDDGNVILELISGDSFSLDMISIKLGIREESDKYIILKGDSFESYTNSRIISLGDRFKILGENNGTTIKIENFLVSKGKHLMYTIYDSEGKPISSGEILVA; encoded by the coding sequence ATGAATTTCAAAAAAGAGAATGGGGTCTCAGAAGTTGTGGGAGTGCTGTTAATGCTCACCGTTACGATTCTGTTGGTCAGCAGTGTTGCTATCATCATGAATAATTCAGTCGAAACTACGGAAAAGCCCATTACGGCAAATGTTGTGGCAACCGATATCGATGACGGGAATGTTATTTTGGAACTTATTTCGGGAGACTCATTTTCTCTTGACATGATTAGTATCAAACTTGGTATTCGTGAGGAATCGGACAAATACATTATCCTTAAAGGTGATTCTTTCGAGTCTTATACAAACAGTAGGATCATTTCTCTTGGAGACAGGTTCAAAATACTTGGTGAAAATAACGGAACTACGATTAAAATAGAGAATTTCCTTGTATCCAAAGGTAAACATCTGATGTATACAATCTACGATTCAGAGGGAAAACCGATCTCGTCAGGGGAAATATTAGTTGCCTGA
- a CDS encoding ABC transporter ATP-binding protein — translation MSDAICVHELCKEYPDFSLQNVSFCLPKGSIMGFIGENGAGKTTTIKTMLGIAKKTSGSVKLFGLDLADHEKEIKNRIGVVFDECSFHDTLTALDVAKILGKIYADWDDPLYIKYLKQFDLPEKKKIKEYSRGMKMKLGIAAALSHHPDLLILDEPTSGLDPVIREEILDIFLEFIQDEEHSILLSSHITSDLDKIADYLTFIHEGKIVLSKSKDEILEDLGILKCSLEEFGALDKTSFITYRKNQFGCEVLIKDKMNFISRHPDMIVDPVSTESVMVFYARGKTV, via the coding sequence ATGTCTGACGCAATTTGTGTGCATGAATTATGTAAGGAATATCCCGACTTCTCCCTGCAGAACGTTTCATTTTGTCTGCCTAAAGGAAGCATAATGGGATTTATCGGGGAAAACGGAGCCGGAAAAACAACAACAATAAAAACGATGCTTGGGATCGCCAAAAAAACCAGCGGCTCAGTAAAACTGTTCGGGCTGGATCTTGCGGATCACGAAAAGGAGATCAAGAACCGGATCGGTGTCGTCTTCGATGAATGCAGTTTTCACGACACGCTCACCGCGCTTGATGTGGCGAAGATCCTTGGGAAAATCTATGCGGATTGGGATGATCCACTCTATATCAAATATCTCAAACAGTTTGATCTCCCGGAAAAGAAAAAGATCAAAGAGTACTCCCGGGGCATGAAAATGAAGCTTGGGATCGCAGCGGCTCTTTCCCATCACCCGGATCTGCTGATCCTTGATGAACCGACCAGCGGACTCGATCCGGTCATCCGTGAAGAGATACTGGATATCTTCCTTGAATTTATTCAGGATGAGGAGCACTCGATCCTTCTTTCCTCGCACATCACAAGCGATCTCGACAAAATCGCCGATTACCTTACCTTTATCCATGAGGGAAAGATCGTGCTTTCCAAATCCAAAGACGAGATCCTGGAAGATCTGGGTATTCTGAAATGCAGTCTCGAGGAGTTTGGTGCCCTTGACAAAACATCATTTATCACCTACCGAAAGAATCAGTTTGGCTGTGAGGTGCTGATCAAAGACAAAATGAACTTCATTTCACGGCACCCGGATATGATCGTAGATCCTGTTTCGACGGAATCGGTTATGGTGTTTTATGCAAGGGGGAAAACCGTATGA
- a CDS encoding FmdE family protein has translation MVDIPDFDSVAKAHGHICPGIALGYKMAVIAAEWAGSETHITVLSHTTRCPLDALRYTFDLKNHPERLVIENTNTGSYVLEKTDGSKLFIDELPDTKLTSSELHLLKGKEAANTATPEEKDRLTVIRQEMVRIMQETPNEKLFTVRAVDAKKV, from the coding sequence ATGGTAGATATTCCAGATTTTGATTCAGTAGCCAAAGCACATGGCCATATTTGTCCAGGTATTGCGCTTGGCTACAAGATGGCAGTGATCGCGGCGGAATGGGCAGGCAGCGAAACGCACATCACCGTGCTTTCGCACACAACACGCTGTCCACTTGATGCACTCAGATACACATTCGATCTGAAAAATCACCCGGAACGGCTGGTAATCGAAAACACGAACACCGGCAGTTATGTTTTGGAAAAAACGGATGGAAGCAAACTCTTCATTGACGAACTCCCGGATACAAAACTCACGAGTAGCGAACTTCATCTTCTGAAAGGAAAAGAGGCGGCAAATACCGCGACCCCGGAAGAGAAAGACCGTCTGACCGTGATCAGACAGGAGATGGTTCGGATCATGCAGGAAACGCCGAACGAAAAGCTGTTCACTGTTCGCGCAGTGGATGCAAAAAAGGTTTAA
- a CDS encoding GntR family transcriptional regulator, producing the protein MKILISNSSEKPIYEQITTQIKSMIISGELMPESSLPSMRLLAKELRISVITTKRAYTDLERDGFIETVPGKGSFVAKKNTELIREQQLRLAEEHLQKAVDAAKSFGIGKQELMEMLEIIYEGE; encoded by the coding sequence GTGAAGATCCTTATCAGCAATTCGAGTGAAAAGCCGATCTATGAGCAGATAACAACGCAGATCAAATCCATGATCATCAGCGGAGAGCTTATGCCTGAGTCATCTCTGCCAAGTATGCGTCTTCTTGCAAAAGAGCTGAGGATCAGCGTGATCACCACGAAACGGGCGTACACCGATTTGGAACGGGACGGATTCATTGAAACTGTGCCTGGAAAGGGAAGTTTCGTCGCCAAAAAAAATACCGAACTGATCAGAGAACAACAACTCCGCCTCGCAGAAGAACATCTGCAAAAGGCAGTTGATGCGGCGAAAAGTTTCGGCATTGGTAAACAGGAACTTATGGAAATGCTTGAGATCATCTATGAAGGAGAATAA
- the ppsA gene encoding phosphoenolpyruvate synthase produces the protein MDKSPNILWLTEIRNTDIPSVGGKGASLGEMTHVGLPVPQAFVVTAQAFRRFLQLTKMEEPIFSILEKLDVDDNDALNATSDKVKAMVSTAKMPAKIKNEILDSYKKMGNETVVAVRSSATAEDLPDASFAGQQDTYLNILGEKDLLEAVQNCWASLYTARAIYYRSKNGFDDRSVNIAVVVQQLVFSEKAGVMFSSHPVSGAKTVMIEASWGLGEAIVSGTVSPDNYVYDRKGRKIVQKTIATKSVEIIPDGKKGTKVSEVPKDRQDAQVLSEKDILRLAEFAIKSEEHYKSAQDMEWGMVGDTIYILQSRPITTIQKNNSKTKAPASAASGTIILQGYGASPGVASGKVIIVNDVKDTSRVQEGDVMVATMTNPDMVPAMKKVVGIITDEGGMTCHAAIVSRELGTPAVVGTKQATSLLKEGQIVTIDGEKGLIYDGKLAVTEECGASPKGPAIVASPIITATSVKVNVSMPEAAARAAATGADGVGLLRIEHLIIGMNKTPSWYIKHNKQEQFITELMDGIRTVLDAFRGKSVWVRTLDSPTDEFLNMEGGEDEPHEHNPMLGFRGIRRDLRQKEQLRMQAECFRRLWEAGYHNLGIMFPLVQHPREFLSAKEAFRGWGIDVENMDLGIMVEIPASAIIIDEFIKAGIDFCSFGTNDLVQYTLAVDRNNGLIGEMYEPEHPAVMRLIANCVAQCREAGVECSICGQAGSDPKFVKWLVNQGISSVSANIDAIQKIRETVAKTEKQILLNAALKKN, from the coding sequence ATGGACAAATCACCCAATATTCTCTGGCTGACTGAAATCCGCAACACTGATATCCCCTCAGTTGGCGGGAAAGGCGCTTCCCTTGGGGAGATGACCCATGTCGGTCTGCCTGTCCCCCAGGCGTTTGTAGTTACAGCCCAAGCATTTCGCCGGTTCTTACAGCTGACAAAAATGGAAGAACCCATCTTTTCCATTCTCGAAAAACTCGACGTTGACGACAATGATGCACTCAACGCCACTTCCGACAAAGTTAAGGCAATGGTCAGCACGGCAAAAATGCCGGCAAAGATCAAAAATGAAATTCTTGACTCCTACAAAAAGATGGGAAATGAAACTGTTGTTGCCGTACGTTCGAGTGCAACGGCGGAAGACCTGCCGGATGCATCCTTTGCCGGTCAGCAGGACACCTATCTAAACATTCTCGGCGAGAAAGACTTGCTCGAAGCAGTCCAGAACTGCTGGGCATCGCTTTACACCGCCCGTGCAATATATTACCGTTCAAAGAATGGATTCGATGACCGCAGCGTGAATATCGCGGTCGTTGTCCAGCAGCTCGTTTTCTCAGAAAAAGCCGGTGTTATGTTCTCGTCCCACCCGGTCTCCGGTGCAAAAACCGTGATGATCGAAGCATCCTGGGGACTTGGCGAAGCAATCGTTTCCGGAACCGTCTCTCCCGACAACTATGTTTATGACAGAAAAGGCAGGAAGATCGTCCAGAAAACCATCGCTACCAAATCCGTAGAAATCATTCCGGACGGAAAGAAAGGCACCAAGGTTTCCGAAGTGCCGAAAGACCGGCAGGATGCCCAGGTCCTTTCCGAAAAAGATATCCTCAGACTTGCAGAGTTCGCAATAAAATCCGAAGAACACTACAAGAGTGCCCAGGATATGGAGTGGGGCATGGTCGGCGACACGATCTACATCCTCCAGTCACGCCCGATCACGACGATCCAGAAAAACAATTCCAAAACCAAGGCACCTGCCTCAGCGGCTTCCGGGACCATCATTCTTCAGGGATACGGAGCATCACCAGGTGTAGCTTCCGGAAAAGTCATCATCGTCAATGACGTGAAAGACACCTCCAGAGTCCAGGAGGGAGATGTGATGGTAGCGACCATGACGAATCCCGACATGGTCCCGGCAATGAAAAAAGTCGTGGGTATCATCACCGATGAAGGAGGAATGACCTGCCATGCAGCAATCGTTTCCCGCGAACTCGGCACCCCGGCGGTCGTTGGAACCAAACAGGCAACTTCCCTTCTGAAAGAGGGTCAGATCGTCACGATCGACGGCGAAAAAGGTCTCATTTACGATGGAAAACTTGCCGTGACCGAAGAGTGCGGAGCCTCGCCCAAAGGCCCGGCGATCGTCGCATCTCCGATCATCACCGCAACCTCGGTGAAGGTCAACGTCTCTATGCCCGAAGCCGCAGCCCGTGCTGCAGCTACCGGAGCAGATGGAGTAGGTCTCCTCAGAATCGAACACCTTATCATCGGCATGAACAAAACCCCTTCCTGGTATATCAAACACAATAAACAGGAACAGTTCATCACCGAACTGATGGACGGTATCAGAACGGTTCTCGATGCATTCCGCGGAAAATCGGTCTGGGTCAGAACCCTCGATTCGCCGACGGATGAGTTCCTCAATATGGAAGGCGGCGAAGACGAGCCCCACGAACACAACCCGATGCTCGGATTCCGCGGTATTCGCCGGGACCTTCGCCAGAAGGAGCAGCTCAGAATGCAGGCTGAATGTTTCCGCCGTCTCTGGGAAGCAGGCTACCATAACCTTGGTATCATGTTCCCCCTCGTTCAGCACCCGCGCGAGTTCCTCTCTGCAAAAGAAGCATTCCGCGGATGGGGTATCGATGTGGAAAACATGGATCTTGGTATCATGGTCGAGATCCCCGCATCGGCGATCATCATCGACGAGTTCATCAAAGCAGGCATCGACTTCTGTTCCTTTGGAACAAACGACCTCGTCCAGTACACGCTCGCGGTTGACCGGAACAATGGTCTGATCGGCGAGATGTACGAACCCGAACACCCGGCGGTCATGCGTCTGATCGCAAACTGTGTCGCTCAGTGCAGAGAAGCCGGTGTGGAGTGTTCCATCTGCGGTCAGGCAGGCTCCGATCCAAAGTTCGTCAAGTGGCTCGTAAACCAGGGAATCTCCAGCGTTTCGGCAAACATCGACGCCATCCAGAAGATCAGAGAGACCGTTGCAAAAACGGAAAAACAGATCCTGCTCAACGCGGCTCTGAAGAAAAACTAA
- a CDS encoding type IV pilin N-terminal domain-containing protein, giving the protein MELTEKDEGITSVAGEMLILALILILVSLFAVSAFNLLPGERETVVDVSMNTSADTLYFWHKGGDWVEGKDLTAVLTPTNGGEKIVLEKISLTDCFGNESSVFDLGGCYAVDLSTVPSESYSLRLTTAENVIYAKDGLVIS; this is encoded by the coding sequence ATGGAATTAACTGAAAAAGATGAGGGAATCACATCGGTCGCCGGAGAGATGCTGATTCTGGCGCTGATACTCATACTGGTGTCCCTGTTTGCTGTGTCAGCATTTAATCTGTTGCCGGGCGAACGCGAGACGGTTGTTGATGTTTCGATGAATACATCAGCCGACACACTTTATTTCTGGCACAAAGGAGGGGACTGGGTTGAAGGAAAAGACCTTACCGCAGTTTTAACCCCGACCAACGGCGGAGAGAAAATTGTTCTTGAGAAGATTTCCCTCACCGACTGTTTTGGAAATGAGTCTTCAGTTTTTGATCTGGGTGGGTGTTATGCAGTCGACCTCTCGACAGTTCCGTCCGAAAGCTACAGTTTACGGCTGACAACGGCAGAAAATGTCATTTATGCAAAAGACGGGTTGGTGATTTCATGA
- a CDS encoding type IV pilin N-terminal domain-containing protein codes for MKNDGVSPVVGIMLLLSMTIIAAGVLAAFAGGIGSVSEPTPSVDLSVSSYGSGDNLRLLFEQKSGNGLTPADIKISFLVKNPDKDDYGGSFMLTELTDETAWTAGEILTTENITKTSDILGISADELKLAANVSTPVEIKIYHLPSSTIIYQSTILLEET; via the coding sequence ATGAAAAATGATGGAGTTTCCCCTGTTGTCGGGATAATGCTTTTACTTTCGATGACAATTATCGCAGCCGGCGTTCTTGCAGCATTTGCAGGAGGGATCGGGTCAGTTTCAGAACCAACACCTTCGGTAGATCTCTCAGTATCGTCATACGGCTCGGGAGACAATCTCAGACTGCTGTTTGAACAGAAAAGCGGGAATGGATTGACACCTGCCGATATAAAAATTTCATTTTTGGTGAAAAATCCAGATAAAGATGATTATGGTGGTTCATTTATGCTTACTGAACTTACAGACGAGACGGCATGGACTGCCGGAGAGATACTCACGACGGAAAATATCACGAAAACTTCAGATATTTTAGGAATATCAGCTGATGAGTTAAAATTAGCTGCAAATGTATCCACCCCGGTTGAGATCAAAATCTATCATCTGCCGTCTTCTACAATCATTTATCAGTCAACTATCCTTTTGGAGGAAACATGA